In Prunus dulcis chromosome 1, ALMONDv2, whole genome shotgun sequence, the following are encoded in one genomic region:
- the LOC117616303 gene encoding inorganic pyrophosphatase 2-like, with the protein MAELVVVFDFDKTIIDWDSDNWVVEELGVKDLFTQLLPTMPWNSLMDRMMRELHSRGKTIEDIAECLKKIPLHPNIASAIKSAHAFGCDLRVLSAANEFFIDTILKHHGLMDCFSEINTNPSIIDEQGRLRIFPYHDFHSSSHGCTICPPSMCKGLIMEKIQASVAADGKKHKQFIYVGDGAPDFCAGLKLEEGDFLMPRRDFPIWDLISANPLFTKAKIYEWNECDELGAVLLNTVNAFFTENKSRSTDQLVPVDCKSQNSSTCLTAHEAFQNALPVPLPRQ; encoded by the exons ATGGCCGAGCTGGTTGTTGTTTTTGACTTTGACAAGACGATCATTGACTGGGATAGCGACAACTGGGTTGTGGAGGAGTTGGGTGTCAAAGACTTGTTCACTCAGCTCCTCCCTACCATGCCTTGGAACTCTCTTATG GATAGAATGATGAGGGAGCTTCATTCTCGTGGAAAGACAATTGAGGACATTGCAGAATGTCTAAAGAAGATTCCACTGCATCCCAACATTGCCTCTGCAATCAAATCAGCCCATGCTTTTGG GTGTGATCTGAGGGTGTTAAGTGCTGCAAATGAATTTTTCATAGACACAATATTGAAGCATCATGGGCTAATGGATTGTTTCTCAGAAATCAACACCAACCCAAGCATTATTGATGAACAGGGCAGGCTTAGAATCTTTCCCTACCATGATTTCCACTCATCTTCTCATGGCTGTACCATTTGCCCTCCCAGCATGTGCAAG GGTCTAATAATGGAAAAGATCCAAGCTTCTGTTGCAGCAGATGGGAAGAAACATAAACAGTTCATCTACGTTGGGGATGGAGCTCCTGATTTTTGCGCAGGTTTGAAGCTTGAAGAAGGAGATTTTCTGATGCCAAGGAGGGATTTTCCTATCTGGGACTTAATTTCTGCCAATCCATTGTTTACCAAGGCAAAAATTTACGAATGGAATGAGTGTGATGAGCTTGGGGCTGTCTTGCTCAACACAGTTAATGCATTCTTCACTGAAAACAAGTCGAGATCAACTGATCAATTGGTTCCAGTTGACTGTAAGTCTCAAAACAGTTCGACCTGTCTCACTGCCCATGAAGCCTTTCAAAATGCTCTCCCAGTTCCACTTCCTCGCCAGTAG
- the LOC117621963 gene encoding NADH dehydrogenase [ubiquinone] iron-sulfur protein 7, mitochondrial has product MALLTRASRIPLQLSAQRALSLHTTVPSLSSSSPSGSTPTTYARPPPPSASLPPAGLSKAAEFVISKVDDLMNWARRGSIWPMTFGLACCAVEMMHTGAARYDLDRFGIIFRPSPRQSDCMIVAGTLTNKMAPALRKVYDQMPEPRWVISMGSCANGGGYYHYSYSVVRGCDRIVPVDIYVPGCPPTAEALLYGLLQLQKKINRRKDFLLWWTK; this is encoded by the exons ATGGCTCTGCTGACCCGAGCCTCACGCATCCCTCTCCAGCTCTCGGCCCAGCGGGCCCTCTCTCTCCACACGACCGTCCCCTCGCTGTCGTCCTCCTCCCCCTCCGGCTCAACTCCGACCACATATGCCCGCCCTCCTCCCCCCTCGGCCTCGCTGCCTCCGGCTGGCCTCTCCAAGGCCGCCGAGTTCGTGATCTCGAAGGTCGACGATCTCATGAACTGGGCCCGCCGTGGGTCCATCTGGCCCATGACCTTCGGCCTCGCCTGCTGCGCCGTCGAGATGATGCACACCGGAGCCGCCCGATATGATTTGGACCGATTCGGCATCATTTTCCGGCCCAGCCCTCGCCAGTCTGATTGCATGATCGTCGCCGGCACTCTCACCAACAAGATGGCCCCCGCTCTCCGCAA GGTTTATGACCAAATGCCTGAGCCTAGATGGGTCATCTCTATGGGAAGCTGTGCAAATGGGGGTGGTTACTACCATTACTCTTATTCCGTTGTTAGGGGTTGTGACAGGATTGTCCCTGTTGATATCTACGTTCCCGGCTGTCCTCCCACTGCCGAGGCCCTACTTTACGGCCTTCTCCAGCTCCAGAAGAAGATCAACAGGCGCAAGGATTTCCTTCTTTGGTGGACCAAGTGA
- the LOC117621921 gene encoding serine/threonine protein phosphatase 2A 55 kDa regulatory subunit B beta isoform-like isoform X1: MNVGGEGLLAPARLAADLSPLEWKFSQVFGERTAGEEVQEVDIISAIEFDRTGDHLATGDRGGRVVLFERTDTKDHGGHRRDLERMDYSISRHPEFRYKTEFQSHEPEFDYLKSLEIEEKINKIRWCQTANGALFLLSTNDKTIKFWKIQEKKVKKVCEMNVDASKSVENGAVGSLSASSKPSLANGVCKERPISSPSNDNSIPSGGLPSLHLPVVVTSHETSLMARCRRVYAHAHDYHINSISNNSDGETFISADDLRINLWNLEISNQSFNIVDVKPTNMEDLTEVITSAEFHPTHCNMLAYSSSRGSIRLIDLRQSALCDTHSKLFEEREVPGSRSFFTEIIASISDIKFAKNGRQVLSRDYMTLKLWDINMDSGPVATFQVHEYLRPKLCDLYENDSIFDKFECCLSGDGHRVATGSYSNQFRVFGCSEGSTEATTLEASKNPMRRQVQTPSRPSRSLGNLPRVLRRGADNSGADANGNSFDFTTKLLHLAWHPTENSLACAASNSLYMYYA, encoded by the exons atgaacGTCGGCGGGGAGGGGCTCTTGGCTCCGGCGAGGTTGGCGGCGGATTTATCGCCGCTGGAGTGGAAGTTTTCGCAGGTCTTCGGAGAAAGGACCGCCGGAGAAGAAGTTCAGGAAG TTGATATAATATCCGCTATTGAATTCGATAGAACTGGGGACCACCTTGCCACTGGAGATCGTGGAGGTCGGGTGGTATTGTTTGAAAGAACTGATACGAAGGAT CATGGTGGACATCGGAGAGATCTAGAGAGGATGGATTATTCAATCAGTAGGCATCCCGAGTTTCGCTATAAAACTGAGTTCCAGAGTCATGAACCTGAG TTTGACTATCTTAAGAGCTTGGAAATTGAGGAAAAAATCAACAAGATCAGATGGTGTCAGACAGCTAATGGTGCGCTGTTTCTTCTCTCCACTAATGACAAAACCATCAAATTCTGGAAG ATCCAAGAAAAGAAGGTAAAGAAAGTATGTGAGATGAATGTAGATGCTTCTAAATCTGTGGAAAATGGGGCAGTTGGTTCTCTGTCAGCAAGCTCCAAACCATCTCTTGCAAATGGAGTATGTAAAGAGAGACCCATCAGTTCTCCAAGCAATGACAATTCGATTCCATCTGGGGGTTTGCCATCTCTGCACTTGCCCGTGGTA GTGACCAGTCATGAGACGAGCCTTATGGCTAGATGTCGAAGAGTCTATGCCCATGCCCATGACTATCATATTAATTCCATTTCAAATAACAG CGATGGAGAAACTTTTATATCAGCTGATGACTTGCGAATTAATCTTTGGAACTTAGAGATTAGCAATCAaagttttaatattgttgaCGTGAAGCCTACAAACATGGAGGATCTAACTG AGGTGATAACATCAGCAGAATTTCATCCTACTCATTGTAACATGCTGGCGTACAGTAGCTCAAGGGGCTCAATTCGTCTTATTGATCTGCGGCAGTCAGCTTTATGTGACACTCACAGCAAATT GTTTGAAGAACGAGAAGTGCCTGGTTCAAGATCATTTTTCACTGAGATAATAgcctcaatttcagatattaAGTTTGCTAAGAATGGAAGACAAGTACTTAGTCGTGATTACATGACTCTTAAG ctGTGGGACATAAACATGGATTCTGGCCCAGTTGCAACTTTCCAGGTTCATGAATATCTAAGACCTAAG CTGTGCGATTTGTATGAAAATGATTCTATCTTCGATAAATTTGAGTGCTGTTTAAGTGGAGATGGGCATCGAGTGGCAACAGGTTCTTACAG CAATCAGTTTCGAGTGTTTGGTTGTTCTGAAGGGAGCACAGAAGCGACGACATTGGAGGCCAGCAAAAACCCCATGAG GAGACAAGTGCAAACGCCATCAAGGCCTTCTAGATCTTTGGGCAACCTTCCTCGTGTTCTCAGGCGAG GTGCGGATAACTCTGGAGCTGATGCGAACGGAAATTCTTTTGATTTCACGACAAAGTTGCTACATCTTGCATGGCATCCTACTGAGAATTCACTCGCCTGTGCTGCTTCAAATAGCCTTTACATGTATTATGCGTAA
- the LOC117621921 gene encoding serine/threonine protein phosphatase 2A 55 kDa regulatory subunit B beta isoform-like isoform X5, whose amino-acid sequence MNVGGEGLLAPARLAADLSPLEWKFSQVFGERTAGEEVQEVDIISAIEFDRTGDHLATGDRGGRVVLFERTDTKDHGGHRRDLERMDYSISRHPEFRYKTEFQSHEPEFDYLKSLEIEEKINKIRWCQTANGALFLLSTNDKTIKFWKIQEKKVKKVCEMNVDASKSVENGAVGSLSASSKPSLANGVCKERPISSPSNDNSIPSGGLPSLHLPVVVTSHETSLMARCRRVYAHAHDYHINSISNNSDGETFISADDLRINLWNLEISNQSFNIVDVKPTNMEDLTEVITSAEFHPTHCNMLAYSSSRGSIRLIDLRQSALCDTHSKLFEEREVPGSRSFFTEIIASISDIKFAKNGRQVLSRDYMTLKLWDINMDSGPVATFQVHEYLRPKLCDLYENDSIFDKFECCLSGDGHRVATGSYRNTFL is encoded by the exons atgaacGTCGGCGGGGAGGGGCTCTTGGCTCCGGCGAGGTTGGCGGCGGATTTATCGCCGCTGGAGTGGAAGTTTTCGCAGGTCTTCGGAGAAAGGACCGCCGGAGAAGAAGTTCAGGAAG TTGATATAATATCCGCTATTGAATTCGATAGAACTGGGGACCACCTTGCCACTGGAGATCGTGGAGGTCGGGTGGTATTGTTTGAAAGAACTGATACGAAGGAT CATGGTGGACATCGGAGAGATCTAGAGAGGATGGATTATTCAATCAGTAGGCATCCCGAGTTTCGCTATAAAACTGAGTTCCAGAGTCATGAACCTGAG TTTGACTATCTTAAGAGCTTGGAAATTGAGGAAAAAATCAACAAGATCAGATGGTGTCAGACAGCTAATGGTGCGCTGTTTCTTCTCTCCACTAATGACAAAACCATCAAATTCTGGAAG ATCCAAGAAAAGAAGGTAAAGAAAGTATGTGAGATGAATGTAGATGCTTCTAAATCTGTGGAAAATGGGGCAGTTGGTTCTCTGTCAGCAAGCTCCAAACCATCTCTTGCAAATGGAGTATGTAAAGAGAGACCCATCAGTTCTCCAAGCAATGACAATTCGATTCCATCTGGGGGTTTGCCATCTCTGCACTTGCCCGTGGTA GTGACCAGTCATGAGACGAGCCTTATGGCTAGATGTCGAAGAGTCTATGCCCATGCCCATGACTATCATATTAATTCCATTTCAAATAACAG CGATGGAGAAACTTTTATATCAGCTGATGACTTGCGAATTAATCTTTGGAACTTAGAGATTAGCAATCAaagttttaatattgttgaCGTGAAGCCTACAAACATGGAGGATCTAACTG AGGTGATAACATCAGCAGAATTTCATCCTACTCATTGTAACATGCTGGCGTACAGTAGCTCAAGGGGCTCAATTCGTCTTATTGATCTGCGGCAGTCAGCTTTATGTGACACTCACAGCAAATT GTTTGAAGAACGAGAAGTGCCTGGTTCAAGATCATTTTTCACTGAGATAATAgcctcaatttcagatattaAGTTTGCTAAGAATGGAAGACAAGTACTTAGTCGTGATTACATGACTCTTAAG ctGTGGGACATAAACATGGATTCTGGCCCAGTTGCAACTTTCCAGGTTCATGAATATCTAAGACCTAAG CTGTGCGATTTGTATGAAAATGATTCTATCTTCGATAAATTTGAGTGCTGTTTAAGTGGAGATGGGCATCGAGTGGCAACAGGTTCTTACAG AAACACATTTCTGTGA
- the LOC117621921 gene encoding serine/threonine protein phosphatase 2A 55 kDa regulatory subunit B beta isoform-like isoform X2, with product MNVGGEGLLAPARLAADLSPLEWKFSQVFGERTAGEEVQEVDIISAIEFDRTGDHLATGDRGGRVVLFERTDTKDHGGHRRDLERMDYSISRHPEFRYKTEFQSHEPEFDYLKSLEIEEKINKIRWCQTANGALFLLSTNDKTIKFWKIQEKKVKKVCEMNVDASKSVENGAVGSLSASSKPSLANGVCKERPISSPSNDNSIPSGGLPSLHLPVVTSHETSLMARCRRVYAHAHDYHINSISNNSDGETFISADDLRINLWNLEISNQSFNIVDVKPTNMEDLTEVITSAEFHPTHCNMLAYSSSRGSIRLIDLRQSALCDTHSKLFEEREVPGSRSFFTEIIASISDIKFAKNGRQVLSRDYMTLKLWDINMDSGPVATFQVHEYLRPKLCDLYENDSIFDKFECCLSGDGHRVATGSYSNQFRVFGCSEGSTEATTLEASKNPMRRQVQTPSRPSRSLGNLPRVLRRGADNSGADANGNSFDFTTKLLHLAWHPTENSLACAASNSLYMYYA from the exons atgaacGTCGGCGGGGAGGGGCTCTTGGCTCCGGCGAGGTTGGCGGCGGATTTATCGCCGCTGGAGTGGAAGTTTTCGCAGGTCTTCGGAGAAAGGACCGCCGGAGAAGAAGTTCAGGAAG TTGATATAATATCCGCTATTGAATTCGATAGAACTGGGGACCACCTTGCCACTGGAGATCGTGGAGGTCGGGTGGTATTGTTTGAAAGAACTGATACGAAGGAT CATGGTGGACATCGGAGAGATCTAGAGAGGATGGATTATTCAATCAGTAGGCATCCCGAGTTTCGCTATAAAACTGAGTTCCAGAGTCATGAACCTGAG TTTGACTATCTTAAGAGCTTGGAAATTGAGGAAAAAATCAACAAGATCAGATGGTGTCAGACAGCTAATGGTGCGCTGTTTCTTCTCTCCACTAATGACAAAACCATCAAATTCTGGAAG ATCCAAGAAAAGAAGGTAAAGAAAGTATGTGAGATGAATGTAGATGCTTCTAAATCTGTGGAAAATGGGGCAGTTGGTTCTCTGTCAGCAAGCTCCAAACCATCTCTTGCAAATGGAGTATGTAAAGAGAGACCCATCAGTTCTCCAAGCAATGACAATTCGATTCCATCTGGGGGTTTGCCATCTCTGCACTTGCCCGTG GTGACCAGTCATGAGACGAGCCTTATGGCTAGATGTCGAAGAGTCTATGCCCATGCCCATGACTATCATATTAATTCCATTTCAAATAACAG CGATGGAGAAACTTTTATATCAGCTGATGACTTGCGAATTAATCTTTGGAACTTAGAGATTAGCAATCAaagttttaatattgttgaCGTGAAGCCTACAAACATGGAGGATCTAACTG AGGTGATAACATCAGCAGAATTTCATCCTACTCATTGTAACATGCTGGCGTACAGTAGCTCAAGGGGCTCAATTCGTCTTATTGATCTGCGGCAGTCAGCTTTATGTGACACTCACAGCAAATT GTTTGAAGAACGAGAAGTGCCTGGTTCAAGATCATTTTTCACTGAGATAATAgcctcaatttcagatattaAGTTTGCTAAGAATGGAAGACAAGTACTTAGTCGTGATTACATGACTCTTAAG ctGTGGGACATAAACATGGATTCTGGCCCAGTTGCAACTTTCCAGGTTCATGAATATCTAAGACCTAAG CTGTGCGATTTGTATGAAAATGATTCTATCTTCGATAAATTTGAGTGCTGTTTAAGTGGAGATGGGCATCGAGTGGCAACAGGTTCTTACAG CAATCAGTTTCGAGTGTTTGGTTGTTCTGAAGGGAGCACAGAAGCGACGACATTGGAGGCCAGCAAAAACCCCATGAG GAGACAAGTGCAAACGCCATCAAGGCCTTCTAGATCTTTGGGCAACCTTCCTCGTGTTCTCAGGCGAG GTGCGGATAACTCTGGAGCTGATGCGAACGGAAATTCTTTTGATTTCACGACAAAGTTGCTACATCTTGCATGGCATCCTACTGAGAATTCACTCGCCTGTGCTGCTTCAAATAGCCTTTACATGTATTATGCGTAA
- the LOC117621921 gene encoding serine/threonine protein phosphatase 2A 55 kDa regulatory subunit B beta isoform-like isoform X4, translating to MNVGGEGLLAPARLAADLSPLEWKFSQVFGERTAGEEVQEVDIISAIEFDRTGDHLATGDRGGRVVLFERTDTKDHGGHRRDLERMDYSISRHPEFRYKTEFQSHEPEFDYLKSLEIEEKINKIRWCQTANGALFLLSTNDKTIKFWKIQEKKVKKVCEMNVDASKSVENGAVGSLSASSKPSLANGVCKERPISSPSNDNSIPSGGLPSLHLPVVVTSHETSLMARCRRVYAHAHDYHINSISNNSDGETFISADDLRINLWNLEISNQSFNIVDVKPTNMEDLTEVITSAEFHPTHCNMLAYSSSRGSIRLIDLRQSALCDTHSKLFEEREVPGSRSFFTEIIASISDIKFAKNGRQVLSRDYMTLKLWDINMDSGPVATFQVHEYLRPKLCDLYENDSIFDKFECCLSGDGHRVATGSYSNQFRVFGCSEGSTEATTLEASKNPMRCG from the exons atgaacGTCGGCGGGGAGGGGCTCTTGGCTCCGGCGAGGTTGGCGGCGGATTTATCGCCGCTGGAGTGGAAGTTTTCGCAGGTCTTCGGAGAAAGGACCGCCGGAGAAGAAGTTCAGGAAG TTGATATAATATCCGCTATTGAATTCGATAGAACTGGGGACCACCTTGCCACTGGAGATCGTGGAGGTCGGGTGGTATTGTTTGAAAGAACTGATACGAAGGAT CATGGTGGACATCGGAGAGATCTAGAGAGGATGGATTATTCAATCAGTAGGCATCCCGAGTTTCGCTATAAAACTGAGTTCCAGAGTCATGAACCTGAG TTTGACTATCTTAAGAGCTTGGAAATTGAGGAAAAAATCAACAAGATCAGATGGTGTCAGACAGCTAATGGTGCGCTGTTTCTTCTCTCCACTAATGACAAAACCATCAAATTCTGGAAG ATCCAAGAAAAGAAGGTAAAGAAAGTATGTGAGATGAATGTAGATGCTTCTAAATCTGTGGAAAATGGGGCAGTTGGTTCTCTGTCAGCAAGCTCCAAACCATCTCTTGCAAATGGAGTATGTAAAGAGAGACCCATCAGTTCTCCAAGCAATGACAATTCGATTCCATCTGGGGGTTTGCCATCTCTGCACTTGCCCGTGGTA GTGACCAGTCATGAGACGAGCCTTATGGCTAGATGTCGAAGAGTCTATGCCCATGCCCATGACTATCATATTAATTCCATTTCAAATAACAG CGATGGAGAAACTTTTATATCAGCTGATGACTTGCGAATTAATCTTTGGAACTTAGAGATTAGCAATCAaagttttaatattgttgaCGTGAAGCCTACAAACATGGAGGATCTAACTG AGGTGATAACATCAGCAGAATTTCATCCTACTCATTGTAACATGCTGGCGTACAGTAGCTCAAGGGGCTCAATTCGTCTTATTGATCTGCGGCAGTCAGCTTTATGTGACACTCACAGCAAATT GTTTGAAGAACGAGAAGTGCCTGGTTCAAGATCATTTTTCACTGAGATAATAgcctcaatttcagatattaAGTTTGCTAAGAATGGAAGACAAGTACTTAGTCGTGATTACATGACTCTTAAG ctGTGGGACATAAACATGGATTCTGGCCCAGTTGCAACTTTCCAGGTTCATGAATATCTAAGACCTAAG CTGTGCGATTTGTATGAAAATGATTCTATCTTCGATAAATTTGAGTGCTGTTTAAGTGGAGATGGGCATCGAGTGGCAACAGGTTCTTACAG CAATCAGTTTCGAGTGTTTGGTTGTTCTGAAGGGAGCACAGAAGCGACGACATTGGAGGCCAGCAAAAACCCCATGAG GTGCGGATAA
- the LOC117621921 gene encoding serine/threonine protein phosphatase 2A 55 kDa regulatory subunit B beta isoform-like isoform X3, translating into MNVGGEGLLAPARLAADLSPLEWKFSQVFGERTAGEEVQEVDIISAIEFDRTGDHLATGDRGGRVVLFERTDTKDHGGHRRDLERMDYSISRHPEFRYKTEFQSHEPEFDYLKSLEIEEKINKIRWCQTANGALFLLSTNDKTIKFWKIQEKKVKKVCEMNVDASKSVENGAVGSLSASSKPSLANGVCKERPISSPSNDNSIPSGGLPSLHLPVTSHETSLMARCRRVYAHAHDYHINSISNNSDGETFISADDLRINLWNLEISNQSFNIVDVKPTNMEDLTEVITSAEFHPTHCNMLAYSSSRGSIRLIDLRQSALCDTHSKLFEEREVPGSRSFFTEIIASISDIKFAKNGRQVLSRDYMTLKLWDINMDSGPVATFQVHEYLRPKLCDLYENDSIFDKFECCLSGDGHRVATGSYSNQFRVFGCSEGSTEATTLEASKNPMRRQVQTPSRPSRSLGNLPRVLRRGADNSGADANGNSFDFTTKLLHLAWHPTENSLACAASNSLYMYYA; encoded by the exons atgaacGTCGGCGGGGAGGGGCTCTTGGCTCCGGCGAGGTTGGCGGCGGATTTATCGCCGCTGGAGTGGAAGTTTTCGCAGGTCTTCGGAGAAAGGACCGCCGGAGAAGAAGTTCAGGAAG TTGATATAATATCCGCTATTGAATTCGATAGAACTGGGGACCACCTTGCCACTGGAGATCGTGGAGGTCGGGTGGTATTGTTTGAAAGAACTGATACGAAGGAT CATGGTGGACATCGGAGAGATCTAGAGAGGATGGATTATTCAATCAGTAGGCATCCCGAGTTTCGCTATAAAACTGAGTTCCAGAGTCATGAACCTGAG TTTGACTATCTTAAGAGCTTGGAAATTGAGGAAAAAATCAACAAGATCAGATGGTGTCAGACAGCTAATGGTGCGCTGTTTCTTCTCTCCACTAATGACAAAACCATCAAATTCTGGAAG ATCCAAGAAAAGAAGGTAAAGAAAGTATGTGAGATGAATGTAGATGCTTCTAAATCTGTGGAAAATGGGGCAGTTGGTTCTCTGTCAGCAAGCTCCAAACCATCTCTTGCAAATGGAGTATGTAAAGAGAGACCCATCAGTTCTCCAAGCAATGACAATTCGATTCCATCTGGGGGTTTGCCATCTCTGCACTTGCCC GTGACCAGTCATGAGACGAGCCTTATGGCTAGATGTCGAAGAGTCTATGCCCATGCCCATGACTATCATATTAATTCCATTTCAAATAACAG CGATGGAGAAACTTTTATATCAGCTGATGACTTGCGAATTAATCTTTGGAACTTAGAGATTAGCAATCAaagttttaatattgttgaCGTGAAGCCTACAAACATGGAGGATCTAACTG AGGTGATAACATCAGCAGAATTTCATCCTACTCATTGTAACATGCTGGCGTACAGTAGCTCAAGGGGCTCAATTCGTCTTATTGATCTGCGGCAGTCAGCTTTATGTGACACTCACAGCAAATT GTTTGAAGAACGAGAAGTGCCTGGTTCAAGATCATTTTTCACTGAGATAATAgcctcaatttcagatattaAGTTTGCTAAGAATGGAAGACAAGTACTTAGTCGTGATTACATGACTCTTAAG ctGTGGGACATAAACATGGATTCTGGCCCAGTTGCAACTTTCCAGGTTCATGAATATCTAAGACCTAAG CTGTGCGATTTGTATGAAAATGATTCTATCTTCGATAAATTTGAGTGCTGTTTAAGTGGAGATGGGCATCGAGTGGCAACAGGTTCTTACAG CAATCAGTTTCGAGTGTTTGGTTGTTCTGAAGGGAGCACAGAAGCGACGACATTGGAGGCCAGCAAAAACCCCATGAG GAGACAAGTGCAAACGCCATCAAGGCCTTCTAGATCTTTGGGCAACCTTCCTCGTGTTCTCAGGCGAG GTGCGGATAACTCTGGAGCTGATGCGAACGGAAATTCTTTTGATTTCACGACAAAGTTGCTACATCTTGCATGGCATCCTACTGAGAATTCACTCGCCTGTGCTGCTTCAAATAGCCTTTACATGTATTATGCGTAA
- the LOC117616269 gene encoding protein NDL2-like, whose product MGDSSDSVSVDMEGVSLGGKEHLVKTCLGYVSVAVLGDQDKPALVTYPDLALNHMSCFQGLLFCPEACSLLLHNFCIYHISPPGHELGASAISLDDSVYSVDDLVDQIAEVLDFFGLGAVMCMGVTAGAYILTQFAMKYRSRVMGLILVSPICKAASWTEWLYNKVMSNLLYFYGMCGVVKEILLKRYFSKEVRGGVHIPESDIVQACRRSLDERQSSNVWRFLEAMNGRPDISEGLRKLQCRSLIFVGDSSPFHSEALYMTSKLDRRYSALVEVQACGSMVTEEQPHAMLIPIEYFLMGYGLYRPSQSSVSPRSPLSPSCIAPELLSPESMGLKLKPIKTRVRDPHERS is encoded by the exons atgGGGGATTCAAGTGATTCAGTGTCGGTGGATATGGAGGGGGTTTCTCTTGGTGGAAAG GAGCATCTTGTAAAAACCTGTCTTGGCTATGTGTCTGTCGCTGTGTTGGGAGATCAGGACAAGCCAGCTCTTGTCACTTATCCTGATTTAGCCCTAAACC ATATGTCCTGCTTTCAAGGACTATTATTTTGTCCAGAAGCATGTTCCTTGCTGCTCCACAACTTTTGCATATATCATATCAGTCCTCCTGGCCATGAG TTGGGAGCTTCTGCAATCAGCCTTGATGATTCTGTGTATTCTGTTGATGATTTAGTAGATCAGATTGCCGAGgttcttgatttttttgg ACTTGGTGCAGTGATGTGTATGGGGGTTACAGCTGGAGCTTACATTCTCACCCAGTTTGCT ATGAAATATAGATCACGTGTCATGGGCTTGATACTTGTGTCTCCTATATGCAAAGCAGCCTCTTGGACCGAATGGTTGTATAATAAg GTGATGTCGAATTTACTGTACTTCTATGGCATGTGCGGGGTGGTAAAGGAGATACTGCTTAAGCGGTACTTCAGCAAG GAAGTTCGTGGTGGTGTTCACATACCAGAGTCAGATATAGTTCAGGCATGCAGAAGG TCGCTTGATGAAAGGCAGAGTTCAAATGTTTGGCGATTTCTTGAAGCAATGAATGG GAGACCTGACATTTCCGAAGGATTGCGAAAGCTACAATGCCGTTCACTAATATTTGTTGGGGATAGCTCTCCGTTTCACTCAGAAGCTCTGTACATGACTTCAAAACTAGACAGACGATATAGTGCCTTGGTTGAG GTTCAGGCATGCGGGTCAATGGTGACAGAGGAGCAGCCCCATGCAATGTTGATACCAATAGAGTACTTCCTCATGGGATATGGCTTATACAGGCCTTCTCAGTCTAGTGTCAGCCCGAGAAGCCCTTTAAGTCCGTCCTGCATCGCACCGGAGCTTCTTTCACCCGAAAGCATGGGCTTGAAGTTGAAACCAATAAAAACTCGGGTTCGGGATCCTCATGAGAGAAGTTGA